One window of Phycodurus eques isolate BA_2022a chromosome 8, UOR_Pequ_1.1, whole genome shotgun sequence genomic DNA carries:
- the LOC133406338 gene encoding zinc finger protein 570-like: MCKVTMLRELMKQRLNLAVEEIYQLFERTIMEYEEELSRTKEEKERQGQLLDAVLKSHVGIQQEDTRQVLVESQEDDKPAAQPPHIKKEEEDVWSSQDGQQPQWPAGGEEEADVTMPDEAHDERRHSDPDSSFAPLSEMDDDSDSGREKSLRCSFCRKRFSSNGNMKRHMKVHQQTEKVYTCAVCMESFQTRGLLISHKNRRHTDKNSGKQKFDCSECGKTFATMARLKRHMAKHTGEKPFVCSFCDKRFSLNYILKRHMRSHSSRERFSCPVCAKGFTTKWYIAMHMRTHTGEKPFQCSVCHKQFHFKNGFNKHTCIGDNQNAANEDEGRLKNSMNG, encoded by the exons ATGTGTAAAGTCACAATGCTCAGAGAATTAATGAAGCAGCGACTGAACTTGGCCGTGGAGGAAATTTATCAACTTTTTGAAAGAACCATAAtggagtacgaggaggaactcaGTCGAACAAAGGAGGAGAAAGAGCGACAAGGCCAACTACTCGACGCCGTTTTGAAGTCTCATGTTGGCATACAGCAGGAAG ACACGCGGCAGGTGTTGGTGGAGAGCCAAGAGGACGACAAGCCAGCAGCGCAGCCCCCCCACATtaaaaaggaagaggaggatgtgtGGAGCAGTCAGGATGGACAGCAACCCCAATGGCCAGcggggggagaggaggaggctgaCGTCACGATGCCCGACGAAGCTCACGATGAGCGACGGCACTCGGACCCGGACAGCAGCTTCGCTCCGCTTTCAGAGATGGACGACGACTCTGATTCCGGAAGAGAGAAATCTTTACGCTGCTCGTTTTGTCGTAAAAGATTCTCCTCCAACGGTAATATGAAGAGACACATGAAAGTACACCAACAAACAGAGAAAGTTTATACCTGCGCCGTTTGTATGGAAAGTTTCCAGACCAGAGGGCTGCTCATATCGCACAAAAATCGGCGACACACCGACAAGAACTCCGGCAAGCAAAAGTTTGACTGCTCTGAATGCGGGAAAACGTTCGCGACGATGGCCCGTTTAAAGAGACACATGGCGAAacacaccggagagaaacctttcGTGTGCTCATTTTGCGACAAAAGATTcagtttaaattacattttgaaaagacacATGAGGTCACACTCGAGCAGGGAACGCTTCTCGTGTCCCGTTTGTGCTAAAGGTTTCACAACGAAGTGGTACATCGCGATGCACATGAGAACTCACACCGGGGAGAAACCGTTCCAGTGCAGCGTGTGTCATAAACAATTTCACTTTAAGAACGGCTTCAACAAGCACACTTGTATCGGGGACAACCAAAACGCAGCAAATGAAGACGAAGGCCGGCTGAAGAACTCAATGAATGGATAG